A window of Coregonus clupeaformis isolate EN_2021a chromosome 28, ASM2061545v1, whole genome shotgun sequence contains these coding sequences:
- the LOC123482128 gene encoding carcinoembryonic antigen-related cell adhesion molecule 5-like isoform X1: MEYPLVCVLFLVLLNFTTDVSGQAVVPSMNPLAVGSNVTLNLVPQSPITIGTWSYETTIIIIVYPGGSSVSKMYQGRISFNHSSSELSISSLQLNDSGRYTVQGMEPVLNAVVTLSVQELISNLTLRANAIDLVELNDTAIFTCSVSSGTSLSYRWLNGSSEVTASDRVRLGGGNSTLTIVSVTRYDEGPFRCEVINGISNGTSQPIGLNVRYGPSNLTMMVLPEMTIGHTAYNTGSDITLSCSAQSKPDVSYKWMFNGAFLNEQSPQLSLQSTRENQTGSYACLAHNNVTLRFATLTTMIKIVEPISAVALNSDGKPPILDQSFTLRCEVTGPVDYIRWLMNSQLISLNNRTIFSTDNKTMVINPIQFSDSGEYLCEAFNAVSNLKSMAYKLVVNFGPERPAVTSPDIAMTGQSVTFNCSASSQPLSQFSWFFNGSQVASGSVYETGSLTLASHGEYTCVAFNNITGRNSTVSKMLTVVAPVTMSIVKVIGAQPILNEKFSLTCETAGTVYSIHWMRNGWPLYADNRTDFSMNNNTLTFNSVQHSDNGDYQCSAYNPLSNMTSPDYRLTVNYGPEMPIITGPALGETGHSVIFNCSASSQPLSQFSWFFNGSQVATGSVYKIGSLTLASHGEYTCVAFNNITCRNSTVSKMLTVVAPVTMSIVKVIGAQPILNEKFSLTCETAGTVYSIHWMRNGWPLYADNRTDFSMNNNTLTLNSVQHSDNGDYQCSAYNPLSNMTSPEYRLTVNYGPERPVITSPDIAMTGHSVTFNCSASSQPLSQFSWFFNGSQVATGSVYKTSPLTLASLGEYTCVAFNNITGRNSTVSKMLTVIDPVTMATVKVIGAQPIADYMFTLTCETAGSIYSIHWMMNGWPLYADNRTDFSMNNNTLTFNSVQHSDNGDYQCSAYNP, encoded by the exons ATGGAGTATCCTCTGGTGTGTGTTCTCTTCCTGGTGCTGCTCAATTTCACTACAG ATGTCTCTGGCCAGGCTGTGGTTCCCTCTATGAACCCCTTAGCTGTGGGAAGTAATGTCACACTGAACCTAGTTCCCCAAAGCCCCATCACCATAGGGACCTGGTCATATGAAACTACAATCATCATAATTGTCTATCCTGGTGGCAGTAGTGTGAGTAAAATGTATCAAGGCAGAATCTCATTCAACCACTCCTCCTCAGAGCTGTCCATAAGCTCTCTCCAACTCAACGACTCAGGACGATATACTGTCCAGGGAATGGAGCCAGTCCTGAACGCTGTGGTGACTTTGTCTGTCCAGG AGCTCATTTCAAACCTGACTCTAAGGGCCAACGCCATTGATCTAGTGGAATTGAACGATACTGCCATTTTCACCTGCTCCGTCTCCTCTGGCACTTCCCTCTCTTACCGCTGGCTGAATGGCAGCTCAGAGGTAACAGCCAGTGACAGAGTTCGGCTTGGTGGTGGGAACAGCACTCTCACCATAGTCAGTGTGACACGATACGATGAAGGGCCTTTCAGATGTGAGGTCATCAACGGAATCAGCAATGGCACCAGCCAGCCCATTGGCCTCAATGTTAGAT ATGGCCCAAGTAACCTCACCATGATGGTACTTCCTGAGATGACCATAGGACATACAGCCTACAATACGGGCTCTGACATCACTCTGTCCTGCTCCGCTCAGTCCAAACCCGATGTGTCCTACAAGTGGATGTTTAATGGGGCGTTCCTCAACGAGCAAAGCCCACAGCTCAGTCTGCAGAGCACCAGGGAGAACCAGACAGGAAGTTACGCCTGCTTAGCCCACAACAATGTCACACTCCGATTCGCCACCCTGACCACAATGATAAAGATCGTGG AGCCGATATCAGCAGTTGCGTTGAACAGTGATGGGAAGCCACCAATACTGGATCAGTCGTTCACTCTGCGGTGTGAGGTGACTGGACCTGTAGACTACATTCGCTGGCTGATGAACAGCCAGCTAATCTCCCTAAACAACAGAACGATCTTCTCTACGGACAACAAGACAATGGTTATCAACCCAATCCAGTTTTCTGACAGTGGAGAATATCTCTGTGAGGCCTTTAATGCTGTCAGCAACCTGAAGAGCATGGCATACAAGCTTGTGGTGAACT TTGGACCAGAGAGACCTGCTGTAACTAGTCCGGATATAGCGATGACAGGACAAAGCGTGACcttcaactgctcggcctcctctcagcctctcagccagTTCAGCTGGTTCTTCAATGGCTCCCAGGTGGCATCTGGCTCAGTGTATGAGACTGGCTCACTGACCTTAGCCAGTCATGGGGAGTACACCTGTGTGGCCTTCAACAACATCACTGGCAGAAACAGCACTGTCTCCAAGATGCTCACTGTTGTTG CACCTGTGACCATGAGCATTGTGAAAGTCATTGGAGCCCAGCCAATACTGAACGAGAAATTCTCTCTGACCTGTGAGACCGCTGGAACGGTTTACTCCATTCACTGGATGAGGAACGGCTGGCCTCTGTATGCTGACAACAGAACAGACTTCTCTATGAACAACAATACACTGACATTCAACTCTGTCCAGCATTCTGACAACGGAGACTATCAGTGTTCTGCCTACAACCCCCTGAGCAACATGACCAGCCCAGACTACAGACTGACCGTCAACT ATGGACCGGAGATGCCTATTATAACAGGACCAGCATTAGGAGAAACAGGACACAGCGTGATcttcaactgctcggcctcctctcagcctctcagccagTTCAGCTGGTTCTTCAATGGTTCCCAGGTGGCGACTGGCTCAGTTTATAAGATTGGCTCACTGACCTTAGCCAGTCATGGGGAGTACACCTGCGTGGCCTTCAACAACATCACTTGCAGAAACAGCACTGTCTCCAAGATGCTCACTGTTGTTG CACCTGTGACCATGAGCATTGTGAAAGTCATTGGAGCCCAGCCAATACTGAACGAGAAATTCTCTCTGACCTGTGAGACCGCTGGAACGGTTTACTCCATTCACTGGATGAGGAACGGCTGGCCTCTGTATGCTGACAACAGAACAGACTTCTCTATGAACAACAATACACTGACATTGAACTCTGTCCAGCATTCTGACAACGGAGACTATCAGTGTTCTGCCTACAACCCCCTGAGCAACATGACCAGCCCAGAATACAGACTGACCGTCAACT ATGGTCCAGAGAGACCTGTTATCACGAGTCCGGATATAGCGATGACAGGACACAGCGTGACcttcaactgctcggcctcctctcagcctctcagccagTTCAGCTGGTTCTTCAATGGTTCCCAGGTGGCAACTGGCTCAGTGTATAAGACTAGCCCACTGACCTTAGCCAGTCTTGGGGAGTACACCTGTGTGGCCTTCAACAACATCACTGGAAGAAACAGCACTGTCTCCAAGATGCTCACCGTCATTG ACCCAGTAACCATGGCCACGGTGAAAGTCATCGGTGCCCAGCCAATAGCAGACTACATGTTTACTCTGACCTGTGAGACCGCTGGAAGCATTTACTCCATTCACTGGATGATGAACGGCTGGCCTCTGTATGCTGACAACAGAACAGACTTCTCTATGAACAACAATACACTGACATTCAACTCTGTCCAGCATTCTGACAACGGAGACTATCAGTGTTCTGCCTACAACCCCTGA
- the LOC123482128 gene encoding carcinoembryonic antigen-related cell adhesion molecule 5-like isoform X2, with the protein MEYPLVCVLFLVLLNFTTDVSGQAVVPSMNPLAVGSNVTLNLVPQSPITIGTWSYETTIIIIVYPGGSSVSKMYQGRISFNHSSSELSISSLQLNDSGRYTVQGMEPVLNAVVTLSVQELISNLTLRANAIDLVELNDTAIFTCSVSSGTSLSYRWLNGSSEVTASDRVRLGGGNSTLTIVSVTRYDEGPFRCEVINGISNGTSQPIGLNVRYGPSNLTMMVLPEMTIGHTAYNTGSDITLSCSAQSKPDVSYKWMFNGAFLNEQSPQLSLQSTRENQTGSYACLAHNNVTLRFATLTTMIKIVEPISAVALNSDGKPPILDQSFTLRCEVTGPVDYIRWLMNSQLISLNNRTIFSTDNKTMVINPIQFSDSGEYLCEAFNAVSNLKSMAYKLVVNFGPERPAVTSPDIAMTGQSVTFNCSASSQPLSQFSWFFNGSQVASGSVYETGSLTLASHGEYTCVAFNNITGRNSTVSKMLTVVAPVTMSIVKVIGAQPILNEKFSLTCETAGTVYSIHWMRNGWPLYADNRTDFSMNNNTLTFNSVQHSDNGDYQCSAYNPLSNMTSPDYRLTVNYGPERPVITSPDIAMTGHSVTFNCSASSQPLSQFSWFFNGSQVATGSVYKTSPLTLASLGEYTCVAFNNITGRNSTVSKMLTVIDPVTMATVKVIGAQPIADYMFTLTCETAGSIYSIHWMMNGWPLYADNRTDFSMNNNTLTFNSVQHSDNGDYQCSAYNP; encoded by the exons ATGGAGTATCCTCTGGTGTGTGTTCTCTTCCTGGTGCTGCTCAATTTCACTACAG ATGTCTCTGGCCAGGCTGTGGTTCCCTCTATGAACCCCTTAGCTGTGGGAAGTAATGTCACACTGAACCTAGTTCCCCAAAGCCCCATCACCATAGGGACCTGGTCATATGAAACTACAATCATCATAATTGTCTATCCTGGTGGCAGTAGTGTGAGTAAAATGTATCAAGGCAGAATCTCATTCAACCACTCCTCCTCAGAGCTGTCCATAAGCTCTCTCCAACTCAACGACTCAGGACGATATACTGTCCAGGGAATGGAGCCAGTCCTGAACGCTGTGGTGACTTTGTCTGTCCAGG AGCTCATTTCAAACCTGACTCTAAGGGCCAACGCCATTGATCTAGTGGAATTGAACGATACTGCCATTTTCACCTGCTCCGTCTCCTCTGGCACTTCCCTCTCTTACCGCTGGCTGAATGGCAGCTCAGAGGTAACAGCCAGTGACAGAGTTCGGCTTGGTGGTGGGAACAGCACTCTCACCATAGTCAGTGTGACACGATACGATGAAGGGCCTTTCAGATGTGAGGTCATCAACGGAATCAGCAATGGCACCAGCCAGCCCATTGGCCTCAATGTTAGAT ATGGCCCAAGTAACCTCACCATGATGGTACTTCCTGAGATGACCATAGGACATACAGCCTACAATACGGGCTCTGACATCACTCTGTCCTGCTCCGCTCAGTCCAAACCCGATGTGTCCTACAAGTGGATGTTTAATGGGGCGTTCCTCAACGAGCAAAGCCCACAGCTCAGTCTGCAGAGCACCAGGGAGAACCAGACAGGAAGTTACGCCTGCTTAGCCCACAACAATGTCACACTCCGATTCGCCACCCTGACCACAATGATAAAGATCGTGG AGCCGATATCAGCAGTTGCGTTGAACAGTGATGGGAAGCCACCAATACTGGATCAGTCGTTCACTCTGCGGTGTGAGGTGACTGGACCTGTAGACTACATTCGCTGGCTGATGAACAGCCAGCTAATCTCCCTAAACAACAGAACGATCTTCTCTACGGACAACAAGACAATGGTTATCAACCCAATCCAGTTTTCTGACAGTGGAGAATATCTCTGTGAGGCCTTTAATGCTGTCAGCAACCTGAAGAGCATGGCATACAAGCTTGTGGTGAACT TTGGACCAGAGAGACCTGCTGTAACTAGTCCGGATATAGCGATGACAGGACAAAGCGTGACcttcaactgctcggcctcctctcagcctctcagccagTTCAGCTGGTTCTTCAATGGCTCCCAGGTGGCATCTGGCTCAGTGTATGAGACTGGCTCACTGACCTTAGCCAGTCATGGGGAGTACACCTGTGTGGCCTTCAACAACATCACTGGCAGAAACAGCACTGTCTCCAAGATGCTCACTGTTGTTG CACCTGTGACCATGAGCATTGTGAAAGTCATTGGAGCCCAGCCAATACTGAACGAGAAATTCTCTCTGACCTGTGAGACCGCTGGAACGGTTTACTCCATTCACTGGATGAGGAACGGCTGGCCTCTGTATGCTGACAACAGAACAGACTTCTCTATGAACAACAATACACTGACATTCAACTCTGTCCAGCATTCTGACAACGGAGACTATCAGTGTTCTGCCTACAACCCCCTGAGCAACATGACCAGCCCAGACTACAGACTGACCGTCAACT ATGGTCCAGAGAGACCTGTTATCACGAGTCCGGATATAGCGATGACAGGACACAGCGTGACcttcaactgctcggcctcctctcagcctctcagccagTTCAGCTGGTTCTTCAATGGTTCCCAGGTGGCAACTGGCTCAGTGTATAAGACTAGCCCACTGACCTTAGCCAGTCTTGGGGAGTACACCTGTGTGGCCTTCAACAACATCACTGGAAGAAACAGCACTGTCTCCAAGATGCTCACCGTCATTG ACCCAGTAACCATGGCCACGGTGAAAGTCATCGGTGCCCAGCCAATAGCAGACTACATGTTTACTCTGACCTGTGAGACCGCTGGAAGCATTTACTCCATTCACTGGATGATGAACGGCTGGCCTCTGTATGCTGACAACAGAACAGACTTCTCTATGAACAACAATACACTGACATTCAACTCTGTCCAGCATTCTGACAACGGAGACTATCAGTGTTCTGCCTACAACCCCTGA